The Acropora muricata isolate sample 2 chromosome 5, ASM3666990v1, whole genome shotgun sequence genome includes a window with the following:
- the LOC136916519 gene encoding adenosine receptor A2a-like, which yields MPLIVKLSYIFITVHAGLEHFLPITTQKLALFRQQVRQGPALKNPFHLLHGFASVGNSTQLGSYHYRTSWQLLRHSPHCLQQASLQTIYQLVPVFSLLCGPCRHCKPLSSRLFMFFQQGICNKVWYGSFRWAFLYASVFNICTLTLDRYLAIVKPFTYIRFKTKTRAMVLISVAWIFPFASCFAIFTFLDRKDHVIVMHYYSYYMVITFEFLPTLILVLATLHMISIAKKHAHETASVFHQLQHNHPGAQNGNTASKLRKKRRRSAGLMFIVSVVLFFVLCYSWQLFATFCFIFKVCKVPSPLGPLKKLFLIGNSVFNPFAYGFLKHDIKEEVKRLLRFGAKEGQRWSMEMGPR from the exons ATGCCTCTTATTGTTAAACTCTCGTATATTTTTATTACCGTTCACGCGGGGCTGGAACACTTCCTCCCGATTACCACGCAGAAATTAGCGCTTTTTCGACAGCAAGTTCGACAAGGACCCGCACTCAAAAA TCCATTCCATCTTCTCCATGGCTTCGCCTCTGTGGGAAACAGTACTCAGTTGGGGTCTTACCATTATAGGACTAGTTGGCAACTGCTTCGTCATTCTCCTCATTGTCTTCAACAAGCGTCTCTTCAAACAATTTACCAATTGGTTCCTGTTTTCTCTCTCCTTTGCGGACCTTGCCGTCATTGTAAGCCTTTATCCAGTCGATTATTTATGTTCTTTCAGCAAGGTATTTGCAACAAGGTTTGGTATGGTAGCTTTCGGTGGGCTTTCCTGTACGCGTCTGTATTTAACATATGTACCTTAACTTTGGATCGTTATCTTGCAATAGTTAAACCATTTACGTACATAAGGTTTAAGACCAAAACTCGCGCCATGGTACTGATCAGCGTGGCATGGATCTTTCCATTTGCTTCATGCTTTgctattttcacttttttggaCAGGAAAGACCACGTGATCGTTATGCATTATTACTCCTACTACATGGTGATCACTTTCGAATTTCTCCCGACTTTGATATTGGTCCTAGCAACGTTACATATGATCAGCATCGCCAAAAAACACGCTCATGAGACGGCGTCCGTTTTCCACCAATTACAGCACAATCATCCTGGAGCACAAAATGGCAACACCGCTTCCAAACTGCGCAAAAAAAGACGGAGATCGGCCGGTTTGATGTTTATAGTGTCCGTCGTGTTATTCTTTGTCCTTTGTTATTCATGGCAACTTTTTGCGACTTTCTGCTTCATTTTCAAGGTTTGTAAAGTTCCATCACCGTTGGGGCCTCtcaaaaagctttttttaattGGCAATTCAGTTTTTAATCCTTTCGCTTATGGATTTCTGAAGCATGACATCAAAGAGGAGGTGAAACGACTTTTGCGCTTCGGAGCAAAGGAAGGTCAGCGGTGGTCTATGGAAATGGGACCAAGATAG
- the LOC136916512 gene encoding major facilitator superfamily domain-containing protein 12-like, whose product MMNVDNWESSFAIDNSSLKKKKRQKARLPVIQRLSFSVGNFLNDAVAGAWASYLIIFQTKVLGMSNRGVGILSIIVFLVDAVVSLFVGYVCDNVKFPFCAERYGKRKSFHLLGTILVAGFFPLLMMPCFICGSDSSEWKMLVYYGTIMITHNIGWALAQITHLALIPETAKRPREMVELHALRSGITFVSGIFTYVVTWILLKTDDRDERISASNSRDFMEMVIIVVSTGCLFSIIFHLGTKEPPAKMQNKKEEFFGKERQGNPIEELPLPEKVVGVFCLYNDNVYRAALPKAYNTDLLDSSLEEQKVTPEDTVVENKALDNSIDISLKNSGTRSQFVDEEKSEFSFSNPGFKTADELFSNGEKCPDEQITGSEFCPKRSGTEEFTFSNLAFASEDKQGAEDDTSRPYENSTVADPQNDILMEDRQSNRLDSDISEGYASSPETDSVASTEMQEFEDYTKEPAIQVGLRPAPFQPSRKSSFAKGTDTSFAGVDEIVIVENTNKHDKTIWKSSKSWIDWFKNPMFYKVSIASTCSRLIQVYSPSYAPMYLIDTLGFEKESIAYFPLVILISGVFSSLGAKKLDKILGAKWTYCLAAAAVIGSSVWFYFQTPSGRNAAYFAAILMGFGGSVMYVTSTALAGELIGESKESGAFVFASMGSLGKLACGGAFFFTQEFFPTNGSTSEYVRYVFSVVPGAASILAFLVVIAFLPATMRCRKVVHTTDAIVQTEDVNMSDIIIHNQMVLCDECQKKDTVIDIRSSKARVVS is encoded by the exons ATGATGAATGTCGACAACTGGGAATCCAGTTTTGCAATTGATAACTCCAGCCTTAAGAAGAAAAAACGCCAAAAGGCTCGTCTCCCAGTTATTCAAAGGCTTTCGTTTAGTGTTGGAAATTTCTTGAACGATGCCGTTGCCGGGGCATGGGCAAGCTATCTGATTATCTTCCAGACCAAGGTGCTCGGGATGTCTAACAGAGGAGTTGGAATTCTTTCCATTATTGTTTTCCTAGTTGATGCCGTTGTCTCCCTCTTCGTTGGTTATGTCTGCGACAATGTCAAATTCCCATTCTGTGCTGAAAGATACGGTAAGCGAAAGAGCTTTCACTTGCTCGGAACAATTCTCGTTGCGGGATTTTTCCCGTTACTCATGATGCCCTGCTTCATCTGTGGAAGTGATTCATCTGAATGGAAAATGCTTGTTTATTATGGTACTATCATGATAACTCATAACATTGGATGGGCTCTTGCGCAAATTACTCATCTTGCGCTTATCCCAGAAACTGCTAAACGTCCAAGAGAAATGGTAGAGCTTCATGCTTTAAG GTCGGGAATAACTTTTGTCAGTGGCATTTTTACCTACGTTGTCACATGGATTCTCCTCAAAACCGATGATCGGGATGAAAGGATATCTGCTAGTAACTCGAGAGACTTTATG gaAATGGTCAttattgttgtaagtacaggaTGCTTATTTTCCATAATTTTTCATTTGGGAACCAAGGAGCCTCCTGCAAAGATGCAAAATAAGAAAG AAGAGTTCTTTGGAAAAGAAAGACAAGGAAATCCAATAGAAGAGCTGCCCCTTCCAGAGAAGGTGGTTGGAGTTTTCTGTTTGTACAACGACAATGTTTACAGAGCTGCACTGCCGAAGGCTTATAATACAGACTTATTAGACTCCTCTTTGGAAGAACAAAAAGTCACACCGGAGGACACTGTGGTAGAAAACAAGGCCCTTGATAATAGTATAGATATTTCACTCAAAAACAGTGGAACTCGATCGCAATTCGTCGATGAAGAGAAAAGCGAGTTTAGTTTTTCAAATCCTGGTTTTAAAACCGCAGACGAACTGTTCAGTAATGGGGAAAAGTGTCCAGATGAGCAGATCACGGGTTCTGAATTCTGCCCGAAAAGGTCAGGCACGGAGGAATTCACTTTTTCAAACCTTGCATTTGCTAGCGAAGACAAACAAGGTGCTGAAGATGATACCTCTCGGCCTTATGAAAACTCAACAGTAGCTGATCCTCAAAATGACATTTTAATGGAAGATCGACAGAGTAACCGACTTGATTCCGATATTAGTGAAGGTTACGCCTCCTCGCCGGAGACTGATTCAGTCGCTTCCACCGAAATGCAAGAATTCGAAGACTATACTAAAGAGCCTGCAATTCAAGTTGGACTCAGGCCAGCCCCTTTTCAACCTAGCCGCAAAAGCTCATTCGCCAAGGGAACCGATACGAGTTTCGCTGGCGTCGATGAAATTGTAATTGTCGAAAATACGAACAAGCATGACAAGACAATTTGGAAATCAAGTAAAAGCTGgattgattggtttaaaaatccAATGTTTTATAAG GTCTCCATCGCGAGCACGTGTTCACGTTTGATTCAAGTATACAGTCCTTCATACGCACCCATGTATTTGATAGACACTCTGGGATTTGAAAAG GAATCAATCGCTTATTTCCCTCTGGTTATTCTTATAAGTGGAGTTTTCTCTAGTTTAGGAGCAAAGAAACTTGACAAGATTCTCGGAGCAAAG TGGACATACTGTTTAGCTGCCGCTGCAGTGATTGGCTCTTCCGTGTGGTTTTATTTCCAAACTCCTTCGGGAAGGAATGCTGCTTACTTTGCTGCTATTCTGATGGGTTTCGGCGGGTCAGTGATGTATGTAACATCAACAGCCTTAGCAGGGGAGCTGATTGGCGAGAGTAAGGAATCTGGCGCGTTCGTGTTTGCATCAATGGGAAGTCTGGGCAAACTTGCATGTGGCGGAGCTTTTTTCTTCACTCAGGAATTCTTCCCAACCAATGG gTCAACATCTGAATATGTTCGTTATGTTTTCTCCGTGGTACCTGGCGCTGCTTCTATTCTGGCTTTCTTAGTTGTGATTGCGTTTCTCCCCGCAACTATGAGATGCAGGAAAGTAG ttcACACCACAGACGCAATCGTCCAAACTGAGGATGTTAATATGAGTGACATTATCATCCATAACCAAATGGTGCTATGCGATGAATGTCAGAAAAAGGACACTGTAATTGATATAAGAAGCTCAAAGGCTCGGGTTGTGAGTTGA